From Magnolia sinica isolate HGM2019 chromosome 13, MsV1, whole genome shotgun sequence, one genomic window encodes:
- the LOC131222617 gene encoding uncharacterized protein LOC131222617 isoform X2 — MEGEKSLSPRPKIMVTNDDGIDAPGLRAIVQALISTDFYDVLVCAPHTERSASSHAITWRQTIFANRVEIQGATAYAVSGTPADCASLGISKALFQGQIPDLVVSGINMGSNAGYHMLEGRSSISDFKIGAEACLPIINAIIAEIKNRTFPQGSFLNIDLPTDVVHHKGYKLTEQGKYMIKVGWKQITPSTQGRRSTLTMDMEADSIKGSEKSSSTPSQEHLVFKREVVGEAECEEDTDLDHAALKAGYISVTPLGALSAAEKGVQAYFKDWMVCMTEHLSASAL; from the exons ATGGAAGGAGAAAAGAGCTTGAGTCCTCGACCCAAGATAATGGTGACGAACGACGACGGGATCGACGCACCAGGCCTACGCGCCATCGTCCAAGCCCTCATCTCCACCGATTTCTACGATGTCCTTGTCTGCGCTCCCCACAC AGAGAGGTCGGCTTCTAGTCATGCCATCACATGGCGTCAAACCATTTTTGCCAACCGAGTTGAAATTCAGGGAGCAACAGCCTATGCAGTTTCAG GAACGCCGGCAGATTGTGCTTCCTTAGGAATCTCTAAAGCACTCTTTCAGGGCCAAATTCCTGATTTG GTAGTCAGTGGTATCAACATGGGTAGCAATGCTGGATATCACAT GTTGGAAGGTAGGAGCAGCATTAGTGACTTCAAAATCGGAGCAGAGGCTTGTTTGCCCATCATAAATGCAATCATTGCTGAGATCAAGAACAGAACCTTTCCTCAAGGATCTTTTTTAAATATAGATTTGCCAACAGATGTTGTACATCATAAG GGTTATAAGCTGACCGAACAAGGAAAGTATATGATCAAAGTTGGGTGGAAGCAAATCACCCCTAGCACTCAAGGCAGAAGGAGTACATTAACCATGGATATGGAGGCTGACTCAATAAAagggtcagaaaagagctcatcAACTCCATCACAAGAACACCTTGTGTTCAAGAGAGAG GTAGTAGGGGAGGCAGAATGTGAAGAAGATACGGATCTGGACCATGCAGCCCTTAAAGCAGGATAT ATTTCGGTCACTCCTCTCGGTGCTCTTTCTGCTGCGGAGAAAGGTGTTCAGGCCTACTTCAAAGATTGGATGGTATGTATGACCGAGCACCTGTCGGCGTCAGCCTTATAA
- the LOC131222617 gene encoding uncharacterized protein LOC131222617 isoform X3, with protein sequence MGFLANRAPFTWQGAAELGGSRLAFLDRTPADCASLGISKALFQGQIPDLVVSGINMGSNAGYHIVYSGTVAGAREAFLYGVPSIAISLDWLEGRSSISDFKIGAEACLPIINAIIAEIKNRTFPQGSFLNIDLPTDVVHHKGYKLTEQGKYMIKVGWKQITPSTQGRRSTLTMDMEADSIKGSEKSSSTPSQEHLVFKREVVGEAECEEDTDLDHAALKAGYISVTPLGALSAAEKGVQAYFKDWMVCMTEHLSASAL encoded by the exons ATGGGGTTTTTAGCAAATCGCGCTCCATTCACCTGGCAAGGTGCGGCTGAATTGGGTGGAAGTAGACTAGCTTTTCTTGACA GAACGCCGGCAGATTGTGCTTCCTTAGGAATCTCTAAAGCACTCTTTCAGGGCCAAATTCCTGATTTG GTAGTCAGTGGTATCAACATGGGTAGCAATGCTGGATATCACAT TGTGTACTCTGGGACGGTAGCTGGTGCTCGAGAGGCGTTCTTATATGGGGTGCCTTCTATAGCTATATCATTAGACTG GTTGGAAGGTAGGAGCAGCATTAGTGACTTCAAAATCGGAGCAGAGGCTTGTTTGCCCATCATAAATGCAATCATTGCTGAGATCAAGAACAGAACCTTTCCTCAAGGATCTTTTTTAAATATAGATTTGCCAACAGATGTTGTACATCATAAG GGTTATAAGCTGACCGAACAAGGAAAGTATATGATCAAAGTTGGGTGGAAGCAAATCACCCCTAGCACTCAAGGCAGAAGGAGTACATTAACCATGGATATGGAGGCTGACTCAATAAAagggtcagaaaagagctcatcAACTCCATCACAAGAACACCTTGTGTTCAAGAGAGAG GTAGTAGGGGAGGCAGAATGTGAAGAAGATACGGATCTGGACCATGCAGCCCTTAAAGCAGGATAT ATTTCGGTCACTCCTCTCGGTGCTCTTTCTGCTGCGGAGAAAGGTGTTCAGGCCTACTTCAAAGATTGGATGGTATGTATGACCGAGCACCTGTCGGCGTCAGCCTTATAA
- the LOC131222617 gene encoding uncharacterized protein LOC131222617 isoform X1, with protein sequence MEGEKSLSPRPKIMVTNDDGIDAPGLRAIVQALISTDFYDVLVCAPHTERSASSHAITWRQTIFANRVEIQGATAYAVSGTPADCASLGISKALFQGQIPDLVVSGINMGSNAGYHIVYSGTVAGAREAFLYGVPSIAISLDWLEGRSSISDFKIGAEACLPIINAIIAEIKNRTFPQGSFLNIDLPTDVVHHKGYKLTEQGKYMIKVGWKQITPSTQGRRSTLTMDMEADSIKGSEKSSSTPSQEHLVFKREVVGEAECEEDTDLDHAALKAGYISVTPLGALSAAEKGVQAYFKDWMVCMTEHLSASAL encoded by the exons ATGGAAGGAGAAAAGAGCTTGAGTCCTCGACCCAAGATAATGGTGACGAACGACGACGGGATCGACGCACCAGGCCTACGCGCCATCGTCCAAGCCCTCATCTCCACCGATTTCTACGATGTCCTTGTCTGCGCTCCCCACAC AGAGAGGTCGGCTTCTAGTCATGCCATCACATGGCGTCAAACCATTTTTGCCAACCGAGTTGAAATTCAGGGAGCAACAGCCTATGCAGTTTCAG GAACGCCGGCAGATTGTGCTTCCTTAGGAATCTCTAAAGCACTCTTTCAGGGCCAAATTCCTGATTTG GTAGTCAGTGGTATCAACATGGGTAGCAATGCTGGATATCACAT TGTGTACTCTGGGACGGTAGCTGGTGCTCGAGAGGCGTTCTTATATGGGGTGCCTTCTATAGCTATATCATTAGACTG GTTGGAAGGTAGGAGCAGCATTAGTGACTTCAAAATCGGAGCAGAGGCTTGTTTGCCCATCATAAATGCAATCATTGCTGAGATCAAGAACAGAACCTTTCCTCAAGGATCTTTTTTAAATATAGATTTGCCAACAGATGTTGTACATCATAAG GGTTATAAGCTGACCGAACAAGGAAAGTATATGATCAAAGTTGGGTGGAAGCAAATCACCCCTAGCACTCAAGGCAGAAGGAGTACATTAACCATGGATATGGAGGCTGACTCAATAAAagggtcagaaaagagctcatcAACTCCATCACAAGAACACCTTGTGTTCAAGAGAGAG GTAGTAGGGGAGGCAGAATGTGAAGAAGATACGGATCTGGACCATGCAGCCCTTAAAGCAGGATAT ATTTCGGTCACTCCTCTCGGTGCTCTTTCTGCTGCGGAGAAAGGTGTTCAGGCCTACTTCAAAGATTGGATGGTATGTATGACCGAGCACCTGTCGGCGTCAGCCTTATAA